The Salmo salar chromosome ssa06, Ssal_v3.1, whole genome shotgun sequence sequence ATTTCATACAAGGGGTTTGTATTGACACAACAATACATAGGGCCTACATGCTCATCACACTGATATCTTAATCATGCTAAAACATTCATATAAATACATCATGTAGACAGTTTTAAAACTTGTCAAAACACGTTTAAAACACTTTCAGCTGTCCAAGCTGTTTGCAGGGTAGTGGTTTTAATGAGGAGGGTATGGGAAGCTCATCTAGGCTGTCAGGGAACTGCTCTGGGGGAAGCTGCCTCAGAATTGTTTGCATAGCCATGAGAAACAGTGGAGCTGGCTTCTGTCCAACGAGGTATTTGAATTTGTCCTCACCTAGGACTTTGGACCAACAAACTGGGTCTCCTTCGAGCGCACTCTTCATTTTGAAACGAATCTCTGGCATAAACATTAACAAGTTGTCAAGGCACAGCTTTTTGGGCCCAATGTTCACTTTGGAGTCCCACAGCTGTTCCAAAATGACATCCAATGGCGTCATACCGTTTTGATCTTCTGCCTGTGGCGAGGCGCCGTTGCCCAACAACAGAATAACGGACTCTGAGCGCAAGAGCTCACAGGCCAGATGTAGTGGAGTTTTACCGTCCTCCATGTGAAAACATCCGCCTCGGTTCATATATGACCGCAGACTAGGTAGTCGATGCGCTTCTTGCAATATGAGACCCAGTATGTCCCGTCTGTCATATCTGACAGCCATCGCCAAATGCGGGGCCGATGATGGACAGCAGCAAAAGCGCTCGCCAGGCATGGCCAATGCTTCATCAGTGTAGTGACTGAGCAAGTATTGAGCGTAGGCTTGGTGGTCATGTACGATAGCGTACAGCAATGCCTCCGAGGGAGTGTAGGATCTCTGGCTGGCGTCTTCCTCCCAGTAAAAAGTCTCCATTGTCCGCATGTCCTCCAACATCCAAACAGGCTTTAGATCCCGCACGGCCTGATAGAATAGAAAAGATTGGTATTTTCGCTGTTTGCATTTCTCGTCCGTATGGAGTCTACCATTGTTCGTAGCCGACGTAGACATGATGATCTGAGGTCCGATTGCTTTACTAATGCCCCTCGTTCGTGTCCTTCAATGAGACCGCAGTTCATGCATACGCTATTTATAAAACATAAAATCGCACATACTGTCCATGGTAGCCTACTAGGTTAATTAAAATACTTGTATTGTTTGTATGTAGGCCGAACTATTCTAATACTTCGAACTATTATAATATACACGTTCAAGCACACACGCAGGATTAGCCTACATTCACACACATCGGCTACAGGACCCTCATTTCACAGCAACCGCCCCCAACACACATCTGAACTGGGAGTGGGATTTCCCTCCGCAGTACAGTGCTACTACGCAGGCGCCTGGATCTAATATTTTAACCAAATGTTCTCTGAATTAAATCGTTACAATGTAGCCGCTGATGTTGGGTTCTTGACATTGAAAATTGAAAATTGCCACCAAAAGGTTTTTCCAAGAAcccataggaggtggggttcatcgaggaacttCCTTAGTTGGTGcgggttcttgcaggaacctaactgcccaactgaagCATTTCGATTTGAAAAAACAGCAGGCATACACTTaactgaaacatttaaatatctcCTCAGTTTCAGGTAAGGTTTGTCCCTTGTATGATGTAAATTGATATTGCTTCATGATGATACCATATATATTTTCATATTTGTGaaaatctttctaaaacagaaagatggacacaattcaatggatatcaatcaacaaagaAGTAAGAATATGTAGgcaataagaatatgttgaaggcaaACAAAGGTATGTCAAGgtattggtatgttatgcagatcacatttACCACCCTCCTCCATTACCTCTTcaatgaatatcccataggcctctacattatggacaaggtatgaaaaCCATgatcaaaacagtttttttcattCACATTCACCACAAATACCAATGTATGAATACTgttgtgtgcatgttttgttaatcatctgtataattactattttttggattcacagacttcaccctcTCTACACCTCagatgaatataacaggaaacctgttcgaTCACAATGCCCTGCAAAACCATTCTAGCtatggatacagagaacatcaacacattaacatcaacatgcCAGAGGACTTGGGGCTCTGCAGGAATGTTTAcctcatatttagatttttttattctgctttgccactaaaatcataataaaaacTGAGAACTAAAATATTGGGTTATTgttacatgtattattattattaataataatattttaaaaaaatataggGAGGTGGATAATTAAAAAATGATTAACCCCAAAAGGTTATTCAAAAGGTTCTTCGAGGAAGCATTAAAACGGGTTCTTTAACAAATCCTTTTAAATGGTTCCTCAAAGAACTTATAGGTGTTCCCCCACAGTATCAATTtaaagaacccctaaaggatactccaggaaccttttctttttagagtGTACGAGACTCTTTTGGGAACAATAAAAACATCAAAACATCAGGTCTATAGTTTTGTTCAAGACCAATGACATAATCTCTTCAGAAATCTTAAAAGTTTGTAGTTTGGATTTTCTTAAACAATAGGTCTAATTGAAAAACTTGCAGAACTGACCCATTCAGTCCAAACATCTCCAAGTATGTATTTATTTAGGCACATAAATCATTTAACCATTCAACCAATATGTCTACTTTGGTTTTGCTTAGCTATAGCTCTCCAGCAGGCAGTGGCCgacaattccacaaattaaaacAAATGGCCATGTTGATCATTGACAAAGTCTTGAAATATACCAAGGAATTCAACAAAACAATGTTGACATGACAAATATGGTTCCCACTTCAAAGGAAGCACAACTTATAAAGGCTTTACAGCCTACACAAATGCTTCATAAGCACAACATAAAGGCATCATAAGCACTACACAAATGCTTCACAAGCACTACACAAAtgcttcataagcactacattaAAGGCTTCATAAGCGctacataaaggcttcataagcattacataaaggcttcataagcaCTCACAAGTAATCTAAGTGTATGACATACTCTATAAATGGTGTATAAACATGTTTTACGTTGGATtttttatttgactaggcaagtcagttattaagagcaaattcttatttacaatgtcggcCTACCCCTGCcgaaacctggacgatgctgggccaatggtTTTTCAAAGACCCCCCCTTTAATGGTTCCTCGAAAAACCTTTGTGGGTGAATTTTATAACTACCCcccattattattaataatatgcataacaacaataataaacactgacaacaaaaatattgtgttattattttacTGTGCAAAGcagaataatttttttttaaatatgaggtaaactcccagcagagccccaagtATAATGGTTATATCCTCTGGTGTGTTGACGTTCTCCATATCCATAGtcagaatgattttgcagtgcatggtgatcgaacaggtttcatgttatattcatcagaggtgtaAGGAGGGTGAAGTCCGTGAATCCGAAAAATAGTAACAGATGATTAAGCACACGAcagtattcataccttggtttttgtggtaaatgtgaatgaaaaaaactgttttgataatgcttttcatacacataccttgtccataatgtagaggcctatgggatattcattgTAAATATGCTTTGCATAACATACCAATACCAATTGACATACCTTTGTATGCCTCCTCGTATGTATATTTGCCAACAAAAGTaagcagttcagtcatctgcagCCAATACAGCTTgcctacatattcttacctcttcgttgattgatatccattgaattgtgtccattttctgaTTTTAGAAATATGAAAAGATATATAGTATTATCATAATTCAAATCAATTTAGATCACACAGGGGACAAATCATACCTTAAACTGAGAAGATCTTCAAATTTTTCAGTTAAGTGCCTGCAactgctgtcctttcaaattaAAATCCAAATGTTTCTGTTTGGCAGTTAGGctcctgcaagaacccccaccaactaaggaggttcctcgatgagcCCCACCTtctatggggttcttggaagaaccttttgggggaaATATTCAGTGCCATGAACCCTAAGGTTCTTcgaagaactttgaggatcttagaggaacccttgttgaacccctaatttTTAGAGTGCattcagaccacttcacttttttccacattttgttatgttacggtcttgtttttttcctcatcaatctacacacaatacccaataatgactaaacaaaaacagtttttagaaaaataaataaatataatatttgcataagtattcagacccttcactcagttcctttgctgaagcacctttggcagcgattacagcctcaagtcttcttgggtatgatgctacaagcttggcacacctgtatttggggagtttctcccattcttct is a genomic window containing:
- the zgc:112001 gene encoding ankyrin repeat domain-containing protein 9 translates to MSTSATNNGRLHTDEKCKQRKYQSFLFYQAVRDLKPVWMLEDMRTMETFYWEEDASQRSYTPSEALLYAIVHDHQAYAQYLLSHYTDEALAMPGERFCCCPSSAPHLAMAVRYDRRDILGLILQEAHRLPSLRSYMNRGGCFHMEDGKTPLHLACELLRSESVILLLGNGASPQAEDQNGMTPLDVILEQLWDSKVNIGPKKLCLDNLLMFMPEIRFKMKSALEGDPVCWSKVLGEDKFKYLVGQKPAPLFLMAMQTILRQLPPEQFPDSLDELPIPSSLKPLPCKQLGQLKVF